One Sulfurihydrogenibium subterraneum DSM 15120 DNA segment encodes these proteins:
- a CDS encoding succinate dehydrogenase/fumarate reductase iron-sulfur subunit gives MIVKILRSDGNVKKTFNYEITNIEKRTTILEVLDYIKNYLDTSLSYRSQCRASICGTCAVKVNGKPVLACKTKALDLAENNTLQIEPVDNMAIIKDLVVDQDEYLNKLKKAKAWLEPKDNFEKVYPEDLSLFEKETDCILCGICYSVCPAFQNDKNFGGPINFVKIFRFWKDKNDALGDIRIEIAKENNITSCIHCKYCTFSCPKEIPVESDIMQIEFFGKQKGIIQSQDNFGFNFGF, from the coding sequence TTGATAGTTAAAATTTTAAGGTCTGATGGAAACGTAAAGAAAACATTCAATTATGAAATAACAAATATAGAAAAAAGAACAACAATTTTAGAGGTTTTAGATTACATAAAAAACTACTTAGACACAAGTCTATCTTACAGGTCTCAATGTAGGGCTTCTATATGTGGAACTTGTGCTGTAAAAGTAAACGGTAAGCCTGTTTTGGCATGTAAAACAAAAGCTTTAGATTTAGCAGAAAATAACACTTTACAGATAGAACCTGTTGATAACATGGCAATTATTAAAGACTTGGTTGTAGACCAAGACGAGTACCTAAACAAACTAAAAAAAGCAAAAGCGTGGTTAGAGCCTAAAGATAACTTTGAAAAAGTATATCCAGAAGATTTATCTTTGTTTGAAAAAGAGACAGACTGTATCCTGTGTGGAATATGCTACAGCGTTTGCCCTGCATTTCAAAATGATAAAAATTTTGGTGGACCTATTAACTTTGTAAAAATTTTTAGATTTTGGAAAGATAAAAATGATGCTCTTGGCGACATTAGAATTGAGATTGCAAAAGAAAACAACATTACTTCCTGCATACACTGTAAGTACTGTACTTTTTCCTGCCCAAAAGAAATTCCAGTAGAATCAGACATAATGCAGATAGAGTTTTTTGGAAAACAAAAAGGGATTATACAATCACAAGATAACTTCGGATTTAACTTTGGTTTTTAA
- a CDS encoding Crp/Fnr family transcriptional regulator, giving the protein MEIINEFLDKAKTIGNIKIFEKNEVIFRENDNSINVYILLEGLVSLHKLRFDGKEIVVNYLLPISFVGEYCNFLNIPYNVSARFETKGKVLVIEDSQFRKVFMNDVKNLINIIKIMSNEIKYVYSYTEEKSLKNAKIKIARFLIGHGDIYSKLNKSKLASILGLTPETLSRTLKEFKDRGIIKNKTFIDRKLLYEFIKEELEEIDINQ; this is encoded by the coding sequence ATGGAAATCATTAATGAATTTTTAGACAAAGCAAAAACTATAGGAAACATAAAAATCTTTGAAAAAAACGAGGTTATTTTTAGGGAAAACGACAATTCTATCAATGTTTACATACTTTTAGAAGGTTTGGTTAGCCTGCATAAATTAAGGTTTGATGGAAAAGAAATAGTTGTAAACTATCTTTTACCAATTTCATTTGTAGGGGAATATTGTAATTTTTTAAATATTCCGTATAATGTTTCGGCCAGATTTGAAACTAAAGGTAAAGTTTTAGTAATAGAAGATTCTCAATTTAGGAAAGTATTTATGAATGACGTTAAAAATCTAATAAATATTATAAAAATAATGTCTAATGAAATCAAGTACGTTTACTCTTATACAGAGGAAAAATCTTTGAAAAATGCAAAAATTAAAATTGCTAGATTTCTTATAGGTCATGGAGATATTTACTCAAAACTTAATAAAAGTAAACTGGCATCAATTCTTGGATTAACACCTGAAACTTTGTCTCGAACGCTAAAAGAGTTTAAAGACAGAGGAATTATAAAAAACAAAACATTTATAGATAGAAAACTACTTTACGAATTCATCAAAGAGGAATTAGAGGAAATTGACATTAATCAATGA
- a CDS encoding 2-amino-3,7-dideoxy-D-threo-hept-6-ulosonate synthase produces MSIGKRVRLERLINRDTGKTVLVPMDHGVSSGPMKGIVNLKETVQKIAEGGANAIILHKGMVEAGHRGKGKDLGLIIHMSASTDLSLRKNDKVLVCTVEEAIKLGADGVSIHVNIGAEDEKQMLKDFGEVSKKCLEWQMPLLAMMYYRGPEVKNPYDPKAIAHIARIAAELGADIVKVPYTGDPESFREVVEGCPVPVVIAGGPKVDSDEALLKMVYDAVVVAGCAGLSIGRNIFQHDNVPLITSVLAKIVHEGISVEEALNFMKNVA; encoded by the coding sequence AGGAAAAACTGTTTTAGTTCCTATGGACCATGGTGTTAGCTCTGGTCCAATGAAAGGAATTGTAAACTTAAAAGAAACAGTTCAAAAGATAGCAGAAGGTGGTGCAAATGCAATAATACTACATAAAGGTATGGTAGAAGCAGGACACAGAGGTAAAGGTAAAGATTTAGGTCTTATCATCCACATGTCTGCATCTACTGATTTATCCTTAAGAAAAAATGATAAAGTCTTAGTATGCACTGTAGAAGAAGCTATAAAGTTAGGAGCTGATGGAGTTTCTATACATGTAAACATAGGTGCTGAAGATGAAAAACAGATGTTAAAAGATTTTGGAGAAGTATCTAAAAAATGCCTTGAATGGCAGATGCCTCTTCTTGCTATGATGTACTATAGAGGTCCAGAAGTAAAAAACCCTTATGACCCTAAAGCAATAGCTCATATAGCAAGAATAGCAGCAGAGCTGGGAGCTGACATAGTAAAAGTTCCTTACACAGGAGACCCTGAATCTTTTAGAGAGGTTGTGGAAGGATGCCCTGTTCCAGTTGTGATAGCTGGAGGTCCTAAAGTAGATTCTGATGAAGCTCTTTTAAAAATGGTTTACGATGCTGTTGTAGTAGCTGGATGTGCAGGACTATCTATAGGAAGAAACATATTCCAGCATGACAACGTACCTTTAATAACTTCTGTGTTGGCTAAAATAGTTCACGAAGGTATAAGTGTAGAAGAAGCTTTAAATTTTATGAAAAATGTTGCTTAA
- a CDS encoding AI-2E family transporter — MFSNYEKLGNIFFIISFLLFLFLGYIIFSPFVGLILVSLLFVVIFYPFHLKIKSKVKNDILSSLISTLIILTFILLPLSLIVFFLTKEIIDLYPLVSEYISNLNYFVEKLKSVPYLYDLYLKVQNELVNKVNSNLYENFINYLKGFASTFFDIAKGFLTNLVLFSIGIFILILNIFFLFKDGEKLYKLVYSVIPLDKEEKDYLFKNSYLAVQAVILGSVFVAVAQAVATLVGLIVAGVDYAIIIAFITFLAAFIPFGGASLVWIPVSIYLFTTKSFITGLLFFLYGTFVISTVDNIIRPIVVGSKIDIHPMILFFAILGGLKAFGFLGIFIAPVIVAIIDAFIMLYKKRYNISD, encoded by the coding sequence TTGTTTTCTAATTATGAGAAGTTAGGAAATATATTTTTTATTATTTCCTTTCTTCTTTTTCTTTTTTTAGGTTATATTATATTTAGTCCTTTTGTAGGATTAATACTTGTATCTCTTCTTTTTGTGGTAATCTTCTATCCATTTCATCTTAAAATTAAATCGAAGGTGAAAAATGATATTTTATCTTCTTTGATATCAACTTTAATAATTTTAACTTTTATACTTCTACCTTTAAGCTTGATTGTGTTTTTCTTGACAAAAGAGATAATAGACTTATACCCATTGGTATCTGAGTATATATCCAATTTAAACTATTTTGTTGAAAAGTTAAAATCTGTGCCATATTTATACGATTTATATTTAAAAGTTCAAAATGAATTAGTTAATAAGGTAAATAGTAATCTATACGAAAATTTTATAAATTATCTAAAAGGTTTTGCTTCTACATTTTTTGATATTGCAAAAGGATTTTTAACAAACTTAGTATTGTTTTCCATAGGTATTTTTATTTTGATTTTAAACATTTTCTTTCTTTTTAAAGACGGTGAGAAGCTCTACAAGTTGGTTTATTCCGTAATACCATTGGATAAAGAAGAAAAGGATTATCTGTTTAAAAATTCTTACTTAGCAGTTCAGGCTGTTATCTTAGGAAGTGTTTTTGTTGCAGTAGCTCAGGCTGTTGCGACGTTAGTAGGTTTAATAGTAGCTGGAGTAGATTACGCAATAATAATTGCTTTTATCACATTCTTGGCTGCTTTTATACCTTTTGGAGGAGCTTCTTTAGTATGGATTCCTGTTTCAATTTACCTTTTTACTACTAAAAGCTTTATTACAGGATTATTATTTTTCTTATATGGAACTTTTGTGATAAGCACAGTTGATAACATTATAAGACCTATAGTTGTAGGAAGTAAGATAGATATTCATCCTATGATTTTGTTTTTCGCTATATTAGGTGGCTTAAAGGCGTTTGGGTTTTTAGGAATATTTATAGCTCCTGTTATAGTCGCGATAATAGATGCTTTTATAATGCTTTATAAAAAAAGGTATAACATTTCCGATTAA
- a CDS encoding nitrous oxide reductase accessory protein NosL: protein MKTLKSLILILMFIVIGSFAGEKILIDYGKDKCSFCSMPVKNGKVGSLAITADGKKLTFCTIECAVGYYIQNKDTIKQLKVPNYLNPSEFLDAKDAVYLQSEKLKTPMGMNISAYKTKEDALKMQKEYGGKIMNWEELQNAIKEGFLPRFQHKMHHH, encoded by the coding sequence ATGAAAACTCTAAAAAGTTTAATCTTAATTTTAATGTTCATCGTTATAGGAAGTTTTGCGGGAGAAAAAATCCTAATTGACTATGGAAAAGACAAATGTAGCTTTTGTTCTATGCCTGTAAAAAATGGAAAAGTTGGAAGTTTGGCAATAACTGCTGATGGGAAAAAATTAACATTCTGTACCATTGAATGTGCAGTAGGCTATTATATTCAAAATAAAGACACTATAAAACAGTTGAAAGTGCCAAATTATCTAAATCCTTCTGAGTTTTTAGATGCTAAAGATGCTGTATATCTTCAAAGTGAAAAATTAAAAACCCCAATGGGGATGAATATATCAGCATATAAAACAAAAGAAGATGCATTGAAAATGCAAAAAGAGTATGGTGGTAAAATAATGAATTGGGAAGAATTACAAAACGCAATAAAAGAGGGTTTTTTGCCAAGATTCCAACATAAGATGCATCATCACTGA
- a CDS encoding c-type cytochrome, with amino-acid sequence MKKILISALCSSILFLSCQKKEETTQPKEPEKPSQTQTSQPSTSPTSQTQPPTSDIGIGPIKKVEISTSIDKEMVKKGEEIFKMKCSMCHKIDENYVGPALRGVTLAMKPEWIMNMILNPVEMTQKDPVAKALYETYLTQMTPQNLTEQEARAVLEYLRSIDQQSK; translated from the coding sequence ATGAAAAAAATTCTTATTAGTGCTTTATGTTCATCTATCTTGTTCCTTTCGTGCCAAAAGAAAGAAGAAACAACACAACCAAAAGAACCCGAAAAACCTTCACAAACACAAACATCTCAACCCTCTACATCTCCTACTTCACAAACACAACCACCAACATCGGATATAGGAATTGGTCCAATCAAAAAAGTTGAAATAAGTACCTCCATAGACAAAGAGATGGTTAAAAAAGGCGAAGAAATATTTAAAATGAAGTGTAGTATGTGCCATAAAATCGATGAAAATTATGTAGGACCAGCACTTAGAGGAGTCACCTTAGCAATGAAACCAGAATGGATAATGAATATGATCCTTAATCCTGTTGAGATGACTCAAAAAGATCCTGTTGCAAAAGCACTATATGAAACATACTTAACCCAAATGACACCTCAAAACCTTACAGAGCAAGAAGCAAGAGCAGTTCTTGAGTATTTAAGATCGATTGACCAACAGTCAAAATAA